Proteins encoded by one window of Porphyromonas vaginalis:
- the rfbC gene encoding dTDP-4-dehydrorhamnose 3,5-epimerase: MIHYQADPDLAGVYLIEPDCYGDARGYFAETYRTADFAATVAPRPWVQENESSSVRGVLRGLHLQRGEASQAKLVRCVVGEIIDLIVDLRRDSATYGQWRSYHLSETNHRQLYIPREFAHGFLVLSEQAKFLYKVDNGYAPESELCIRYDDPQLAIPWESWGIAPEELILSDKDLRGISLADYTASRF, from the coding sequence ATGATACATTACCAAGCGGACCCAGACTTAGCGGGCGTCTACCTCATCGAGCCAGACTGCTACGGCGATGCGCGTGGCTACTTTGCCGAGACTTACCGCACGGCAGACTTTGCAGCGACCGTCGCGCCTAGACCATGGGTGCAGGAAAACGAATCCTCCTCCGTCCGTGGCGTCTTGCGTGGTCTGCATCTCCAGCGAGGTGAAGCGAGCCAAGCGAAGCTGGTGCGCTGCGTCGTGGGCGAGATCATTGATCTGATCGTGGACCTACGACGAGATAGTGCCACTTACGGGCAGTGGCGCAGCTATCATCTCTCGGAGACAAACCATCGGCAGCTCTACATCCCGAGAGAGTTCGCGCACGGCTTCCTCGTTCTCTCGGAGCAAGCGAAGTTTCTCTACAAAGTGGACAACGGCTACGCCCCCGAGAGCGAGCTCTGCATACGCTATGACGACCCACAGCTGGCGATACCCTGGGAGTCGTGGGGCATCGCACCCGAAGAGCTAATCCTCTCAGACAAAGACCTGCGGGGCATCTCCCTAGCCGACTACACCGCATCACGCTTTTGA